A genomic segment from Kiritimatiellia bacterium encodes:
- a CDS encoding BNR repeat-containing protein produces MKPQQVAAVLGWAAGAGWSASEEITVDRVWAGHPVQFALLTAPPHQYVGYYDADRWMTIAQRRLGATNWTRLRLDSQLGWDSHNSIAMAVDRTGRLHVAGNMHCVPLVYYRSREPADVTTLQRQPGMVGERESSVTYPVFFRDAAGRLLFRYREGRSGRGDDLLNVWDDTTQRWRHWLDTPLFSGEGKMNAYATVPTQGPDGRFHIVWVWRNSPDCASSHSPGYARSRDLCAWEDAFGRPLPLPITPAAGGTVDPVAPGGGVINGNVRLGFDSAARPIVTYHKYDVKGDLQIFVARPESNHWRIVQVSDWAGYRWSFGGAGSIAFEVRVHPIRWIAPGRLLLRWHRRDESGVWLLDETTLRLLPAQAPPDIAGAREAAECRLFSERPDLELRTAPDSGESPSGTVYRLVWETLGPNRDRPRNPPWPAPSRLRVVRMK; encoded by the coding sequence GTGAAACCGCAGCAAGTCGCCGCCGTACTCGGGTGGGCGGCGGGCGCTGGGTGGTCGGCTTCCGAAGAGATCACCGTGGACCGCGTCTGGGCAGGCCATCCCGTGCAGTTCGCACTGCTCACCGCCCCACCCCATCAATATGTCGGCTACTATGACGCCGACCGGTGGATGACCATTGCGCAGCGTCGGCTCGGCGCGACCAACTGGACCCGCTTGCGGCTGGACAGTCAGCTCGGCTGGGACTCGCACAATTCCATCGCGATGGCGGTGGATCGCACGGGTCGCCTCCACGTCGCTGGCAACATGCACTGCGTGCCGCTGGTGTACTACCGCAGCCGGGAACCTGCCGATGTCACGACACTTCAACGGCAACCCGGCATGGTCGGCGAACGGGAGAGCAGTGTCACCTACCCTGTTTTCTTTCGCGACGCGGCCGGCCGACTTCTGTTCCGATATCGGGAGGGACGCAGCGGCCGAGGGGATGACCTGCTGAACGTGTGGGACGATACGACGCAACGCTGGCGGCACTGGCTCGACACGCCCCTGTTCAGTGGAGAAGGCAAGATGAACGCCTATGCGACGGTGCCCACGCAGGGGCCGGACGGCCGGTTTCACATCGTGTGGGTCTGGCGCAACTCCCCCGACTGCGCCAGCTCGCACTCACCCGGCTACGCCCGCAGCCGCGATCTGTGCGCTTGGGAGGACGCGTTCGGACGGCCGCTGCCGCTGCCGATCACGCCGGCCGCCGGCGGAACCGTGGACCCTGTGGCCCCCGGCGGTGGCGTCATCAACGGCAATGTACGGCTGGGGTTTGACTCCGCAGCACGCCCCATTGTCACTTACCACAAGTACGACGTGAAGGGGGATCTCCAAATCTTTGTTGCGCGGCCGGAGTCAAACCACTGGCGGATTGTGCAGGTCAGCGATTGGGCCGGCTATCGGTGGTCGTTTGGTGGCGCAGGCTCGATTGCGTTCGAGGTACGGGTTCATCCGATCCGGTGGATCGCACCGGGCCGACTGCTATTGAGATGGCACCGACGCGACGAGTCCGGCGTATGGCTCCTGGACGAAACCACCCTTCGACTCCTCCCCGCGCAAGCGCCTCCTGACATCGCGGGGGCACGGGAGGCTGCGGAATGCCGACTTTTTTCAGAGCGGCCCGACCTCGAGCTGCGCACCGCACCCGACAGCGGTGAATCGCCGTCGGGCACCGTCTACCGACTTGTATGGGAAACCCTCGGCCCGAATCGCGACCGACCCCGCAACCCGCCATGGCCGGCCCCATCCCGGTTGCGTGTTGTCCGGATGAAGTAA
- a CDS encoding lamin tail domain-containing protein — translation MKKAPSLLQPRYFAHAAAIVLGVSAAAQVPTTGVFREVFTDLAGSSVWNLTNMPVYPLGPTLEGFLPHFESPTNWADNYGQRLRALLLPPTSGLYRFAIASDDASVLYLSPTTNEAQKIPIASVSGWTNFRQFDKETNQWSSLISLTNGFAYYIEAIQKEGTGGDNLTVMWVRPGGVTNIPIPGAVLRPVGMTPPVITSQPPASLVMMAGDQSEFAVAVSRQLNTGYRWQRNETDIPGATFSSYWFGPVSPTNNQDRLRCIVTNLHGATTTRTCVVTVVPDNVPPTITASRMVGPRHIEIWFSEPVNVDSATWVVEGGTPTTVRQSGDRRSVLIALAAPAPTGVTVRVSGVRDLAEPPNTIAANTPAASVFGPGPTPLELLLGGREIAGPSSRRTPIAITEIHYNPPDRADGRDVEFIELYNSVEWPWDISGYRLGGEISFTFPPGTVISGRSYRVVAKVPADVQAVYGLAAVDGPYDGRLSNGGGDLRLYGRLGELLLEMEYDDEAPWPAAADGAGHSLVLARPSYGERDPRAWSSSTLFGGSPGGGDPVATQSWRGVLINEWLAHTDDPQQDFIELYNATTQAVSLAGFWLSDDPSTNKFRIPEGTVIPAGGHLVWTQSQLGFALDAAGEFVVLRAPDGATVVDMVAFGPSANGVGSGRVPDGAPDWCELAALTPGAPNAGRRLRPVVINEVMYHPITEDDLDEFIELHNWSDQPVNVGGWRIRGGISFNIPTGIVIPAGGHLVIAADAARLRQRCSWLNTTNCVGNFAGRLSDRTDTIRLQMPEDLIATNAAGQWTTNRVYVMVNEVTYWDGGQWGRWSDGGGSSLELTDPRADNRRPAAWADSDESQTCGWVTIEHTGVLDHGHSSYSANELHLMALGAGEYDVDNVQVLNASGQNLITNGTFTTGAEGWTLRGSHQDSTWRADAGESGGGLRLIASWRGDPGVNRAGAKLTATLATGTVATLRARVRWRAGHPEVLLRLRGNWLEATGPLLTTQVFGTPGRPNSRRTTNSPPQIWNVTHRPILPATNQPVEVWAQVDDPDGFFMPRLVYRLDGAPVRSVVPMEPRRGGYFVGSIPPPGGTTAVTFYVEVEDAAAAGSYRRFPANAPANEGLIRWGETNLAGTFAHYRLWITEATRRIWTDRDKNSNHPLPGTFVYNADRVIYDMRCMYSGSPFHTRGFNGPTGSAWCDYSLEMPKDQRLLNATDFVLQMVSDDGTRLRQQVGYWAAEQLGVPYLHRRYHHLSVNGVRRTPLSEDSQQPAGDVVEEFYPNDDRGPLYKIEDWFEFQDDGLTFANVNATLGDFRTAGGVRKTARYRWNWRPRAIRGTANDFSQLFTLVDAVNATSPYPYEAVVPATLDVREWMRVFAFERVFRNYDSYGFQRGKNMYAYKPAQSPWQLLMWDIDFIFATSSTNEPLFGSENDPAMARLKSYPPFQRLFWAAVKELLDGPFREEVLGPQMQMRYSALVSNGATPSAYSSLLTFVRDRRAYVLQQLASVQSPFTVALPPIVSTNANFIELTGTAPVEADRITVNGVARTPEWLSMNQWRVYLPLAEGTNAMRIHAVDVRGSPITNAAVDRVIISGAATEPAVGNVVINEIMYQPVTSGAAFVELHNAATSTWYDLSRWVLRGVGLTIPDGTVLPPGGFAVFAANRAMFAQVYGAGVPVAAEYPGGLADEGETLALIRPGPTPAEDVIVDQVAYESRPPWPLEAAGLGASLQLRHPRLDRRRAGNWAATLGSTTATPAQTLVAMTNLWRYNTGGTNLGAGWIVPTYNDTGWSTGRALLYNDIAPMPAPTNTWLPLTNAAGDRIVTYYFRTPFVYTGNPADITLRMTTALDDGAIVYLNGTEALRIGMPDGPAAWTTLAARAVGHAVIEGPFDLPAELLVPGTNFVAVEVHQNATNSSDVAFGLALVAEPRSVAAATPGTTNAVLCSLTDVPPLWINELVVSNLTGHTDNAGQRDPWLELYNAHSNAIPLDGWALTDDPAVPLKWPFPAGSSVPGRGFLVVWLDGQPTQSVAGVPHTSFRIGGSTGVVALVWAGSNRVAVADHIRWSGVPADRAFGSWPDGDPIARKLLRTPTPAAPNDGTAPPLQLRINEYLADNVAAFADPADGQFEDWFELYNPTDDPMDLGGAYLTDDLSNPTKYRIPAGFSVPARGFLLVWADNEPSQNNLSVRPDLHVGFALSKSGEAIALYDADRRLVDSVVFGPQVTDVTEGRYPDGGPLVGRLPRPTPGAANAAPVTNTPPRLRPLPVQTVFRGAVLRLTFVADDADLPPQTLTYAVDGLPPLAQFDADTGELVWAVPAVGGVESIRLVARVTDSGTPPLSDEREVFVVVLPLPELSAAVPGSLPPGAAPPGFRFGTVPGRTYQIEYTDSLSPANWRPWSSLFVAEGETVEFYDPGVGRQRFYRVRDATAP, via the coding sequence ATGAAGAAGGCTCCCTCACTTCTGCAGCCGCGTTACTTCGCGCACGCAGCGGCCATCGTGCTCGGGGTATCCGCCGCAGCGCAGGTTCCGACGACCGGTGTCTTTCGAGAAGTCTTTACTGACCTGGCCGGTAGTTCAGTCTGGAACCTCACGAACATGCCGGTCTATCCCCTCGGCCCGACCCTTGAAGGGTTCCTGCCCCACTTCGAAAGTCCGACGAACTGGGCGGACAACTACGGCCAGCGGTTGCGCGCACTGCTGCTGCCACCCACCAGCGGTCTGTACCGGTTTGCGATCGCCAGCGACGATGCGTCGGTGCTGTATTTGAGCCCGACCACGAATGAAGCCCAAAAAATCCCCATCGCCTCGGTCAGCGGCTGGACCAACTTCCGCCAGTTCGACAAGGAGACCAACCAGTGGTCGTCTCTGATTTCGCTGACGAACGGCTTCGCCTATTACATCGAAGCGATCCAGAAGGAGGGCACGGGGGGAGACAACCTGACCGTGATGTGGGTGCGTCCGGGCGGAGTGACGAACATCCCGATCCCCGGTGCAGTTCTTCGCCCGGTTGGTATGACTCCGCCGGTGATCACCTCGCAGCCGCCCGCCTCGCTGGTGATGATGGCCGGCGACCAGAGCGAATTCGCCGTCGCGGTGAGCCGCCAGCTGAACACCGGTTACCGATGGCAGCGGAACGAAACGGATATCCCCGGCGCAACGTTCTCCTCGTACTGGTTCGGCCCAGTGTCGCCGACGAACAACCAGGATCGGCTCCGCTGCATCGTCACGAACCTCCATGGCGCCACAACCACGCGCACCTGCGTGGTTACCGTCGTGCCGGACAACGTGCCCCCCACCATTACGGCCAGCCGCATGGTCGGCCCGCGCCACATTGAGATCTGGTTCAGCGAGCCGGTGAACGTGGACTCGGCGACCTGGGTGGTGGAGGGGGGAACGCCGACGACCGTGCGGCAATCGGGGGACCGTCGGTCGGTGTTGATCGCGTTGGCCGCGCCCGCGCCGACCGGTGTGACCGTGCGGGTGAGCGGAGTCCGCGATCTCGCGGAGCCACCGAACACGATTGCGGCGAACACACCAGCCGCGTCCGTGTTTGGGCCCGGCCCCACCCCCTTGGAGCTTTTGCTGGGAGGCCGCGAAATCGCCGGCCCCAGCAGCCGTCGCACCCCGATCGCGATCACCGAGATCCATTACAACCCGCCCGATCGGGCCGACGGTCGAGATGTGGAGTTCATCGAACTGTACAACTCGGTGGAATGGCCCTGGGACATCAGTGGGTACCGACTTGGTGGTGAGATCAGTTTCACCTTCCCGCCGGGTACCGTGATTTCCGGCCGCTCATACCGGGTGGTCGCGAAGGTGCCCGCCGACGTGCAGGCCGTCTATGGATTGGCCGCCGTGGACGGTCCATACGACGGGCGACTGTCCAACGGGGGCGGCGACCTCCGGCTCTACGGGCGCCTGGGCGAGCTGCTGCTCGAAATGGAGTACGACGACGAGGCGCCCTGGCCGGCTGCGGCGGATGGCGCCGGCCACTCGCTGGTGCTTGCGCGGCCGTCGTACGGCGAACGCGACCCCCGCGCGTGGTCCTCCAGTACACTCTTCGGCGGATCGCCCGGCGGCGGCGACCCGGTCGCCACCCAGTCCTGGCGGGGAGTCCTGATCAACGAGTGGCTCGCCCACACGGACGATCCGCAACAGGACTTTATTGAGCTCTACAACGCGACGACGCAGGCAGTCAGCCTCGCAGGGTTCTGGCTGTCCGACGACCCATCCACAAACAAGTTTCGCATACCCGAGGGCACCGTGATCCCCGCGGGAGGGCATCTGGTGTGGACACAATCGCAACTGGGGTTTGCGCTGGACGCCGCAGGGGAGTTCGTGGTGCTGCGCGCACCTGACGGTGCGACGGTGGTGGACATGGTCGCCTTCGGGCCCTCCGCGAACGGCGTCGGCTCCGGCCGCGTGCCCGATGGCGCGCCGGACTGGTGTGAACTTGCGGCGCTCACGCCCGGTGCGCCGAACGCGGGGCGGCGTTTGCGGCCCGTCGTGATCAACGAGGTGATGTATCACCCGATCACCGAGGACGACCTCGACGAGTTCATCGAGCTGCACAACTGGAGCGACCAACCCGTGAACGTGGGCGGCTGGCGCATCCGTGGCGGCATTTCGTTCAACATCCCCACGGGCATCGTGATCCCGGCCGGTGGCCATTTGGTGATTGCGGCCGATGCGGCGCGCCTGCGCCAACGCTGCTCGTGGCTGAACACGACGAACTGCGTCGGCAATTTCGCCGGCCGCCTCTCCGACCGAACCGACACGATCCGGCTGCAGATGCCGGAAGACCTCATCGCCACGAATGCCGCCGGCCAGTGGACCACTAACCGCGTGTACGTGATGGTGAACGAGGTCACCTACTGGGATGGCGGCCAGTGGGGCAGGTGGTCGGACGGCGGCGGCAGCAGCCTGGAGCTGACCGATCCTCGGGCCGATAATCGGCGCCCCGCCGCGTGGGCCGACAGCGACGAGAGCCAGACGTGTGGGTGGGTGACGATCGAGCACACCGGCGTGCTCGACCATGGCCACAGCTCCTATTCCGCAAACGAGCTCCACCTGATGGCGCTGGGGGCCGGCGAGTACGACGTCGACAACGTGCAGGTGTTGAACGCCTCGGGGCAGAACCTAATCACCAATGGCACCTTCACCACCGGCGCGGAGGGATGGACGCTGCGTGGCTCGCACCAGGACAGCACCTGGCGCGCGGACGCCGGCGAAAGTGGCGGCGGACTGCGACTGATCGCTTCGTGGCGCGGCGACCCCGGCGTGAATCGCGCCGGCGCAAAACTCACCGCAACCCTCGCCACCGGCACCGTCGCCACCCTCCGCGCCCGCGTCCGTTGGCGCGCAGGCCACCCCGAGGTGCTACTGCGACTGCGCGGCAACTGGCTGGAGGCAACGGGGCCGTTGCTGACCACGCAGGTGTTCGGTACGCCAGGCCGGCCGAACAGCCGTCGCACCACGAACTCGCCGCCGCAGATCTGGAACGTCACCCATCGCCCGATCCTGCCAGCGACCAACCAGCCCGTGGAAGTCTGGGCGCAGGTGGACGACCCGGACGGTTTCTTCATGCCGCGCTTGGTGTACCGATTGGACGGTGCCCCCGTCCGCAGTGTGGTGCCGATGGAGCCGCGCCGCGGCGGCTACTTTGTCGGCTCCATCCCGCCACCGGGCGGCACTACGGCGGTCACGTTCTACGTCGAGGTGGAAGACGCTGCGGCCGCGGGATCGTATCGTCGTTTCCCCGCAAATGCGCCCGCCAACGAGGGTCTGATCCGTTGGGGCGAGACCAACCTCGCCGGCACGTTCGCGCACTACCGGCTCTGGATCACGGAAGCAACGCGACGGATCTGGACCGACCGTGACAAAAACAGCAACCACCCTCTGCCCGGCACCTTTGTCTACAACGCGGATCGGGTGATCTACGACATGCGCTGCATGTACAGCGGCAGCCCCTTCCACACGCGTGGCTTCAATGGGCCGACGGGCAGCGCCTGGTGCGACTACTCCCTGGAAATGCCGAAGGATCAGCGGCTGCTGAACGCGACCGACTTCGTGCTGCAAATGGTCAGCGATGACGGCACCCGTCTGCGCCAGCAGGTCGGCTACTGGGCGGCTGAGCAGCTCGGCGTCCCCTACCTGCACCGTCGCTATCACCACCTCTCCGTCAACGGCGTCCGCCGCACGCCGCTGTCCGAGGATTCCCAGCAGCCTGCCGGCGACGTGGTCGAAGAGTTTTATCCGAACGATGATCGCGGGCCGTTGTACAAGATTGAAGATTGGTTCGAGTTCCAGGACGACGGCCTCACCTTCGCGAACGTGAACGCGACGCTGGGTGATTTCCGGACCGCCGGCGGCGTCCGCAAAACCGCGCGCTATCGCTGGAACTGGCGCCCGCGCGCGATCCGCGGCACCGCGAACGATTTCTCCCAGCTCTTCACTCTCGTGGACGCGGTGAACGCCACATCGCCCTACCCCTACGAGGCGGTCGTGCCGGCCACGCTGGACGTCCGCGAATGGATGCGGGTGTTCGCGTTCGAGCGGGTGTTCCGCAACTATGACTCCTACGGGTTTCAGCGGGGCAAGAACATGTACGCGTACAAGCCGGCGCAAAGCCCGTGGCAACTGCTGATGTGGGACATTGACTTTATCTTCGCCACCAGCAGCACGAACGAACCGCTGTTCGGCAGCGAAAACGACCCCGCGATGGCCCGGCTGAAGTCGTATCCACCGTTTCAGCGTCTGTTCTGGGCCGCGGTAAAAGAACTGCTGGACGGCCCGTTCCGCGAAGAAGTACTCGGCCCCCAGATGCAGATGCGGTATTCCGCGCTCGTCAGCAACGGTGCGACGCCCTCCGCCTACAGCAGTCTGCTCACCTTCGTGCGGGACCGCCGCGCGTACGTGCTGCAGCAGCTCGCGAGCGTGCAGTCGCCGTTCACCGTTGCACTGCCGCCGATCGTCTCCACGAACGCGAACTTCATCGAGTTGACCGGTACCGCACCGGTCGAGGCCGACCGGATCACCGTCAACGGCGTGGCGCGGACGCCGGAGTGGCTCTCGATGAACCAGTGGCGCGTGTACCTGCCCCTGGCGGAGGGCACCAACGCGATGCGCATCCACGCGGTGGACGTGCGGGGCTCGCCGATCACCAACGCGGCGGTCGATCGTGTGATCATCTCTGGCGCCGCGACCGAACCGGCCGTCGGCAATGTGGTGATCAATGAAATCATGTACCAGCCCGTCACCTCCGGCGCTGCGTTCGTGGAACTGCACAACGCGGCGACCTCCACCTGGTACGACCTCTCGCGCTGGGTGCTGCGCGGGGTGGGGCTGACGATCCCCGACGGCACGGTCCTGCCCCCCGGCGGCTTTGCAGTGTTTGCGGCGAACCGGGCGATGTTCGCACAGGTTTACGGGGCCGGCGTGCCGGTGGCGGCTGAATATCCGGGCGGGCTGGCCGACGAGGGCGAAACGCTCGCCCTCATCCGGCCGGGCCCCACCCCGGCGGAGGACGTCATCGTGGACCAGGTCGCCTATGAGTCCCGCCCGCCCTGGCCCCTCGAGGCCGCAGGACTGGGCGCATCCTTGCAGCTGCGTCATCCCCGGCTCGACCGACGACGCGCCGGCAACTGGGCCGCCACGCTCGGCTCCACCACCGCCACACCCGCGCAAACGCTGGTCGCGATGACAAACCTCTGGCGATACAACACCGGCGGCACAAATCTCGGCGCCGGTTGGATCGTCCCCACCTACAACGACACCGGATGGTCCACCGGCCGCGCGCTGCTCTACAACGACATTGCGCCGATGCCCGCCCCCACCAACACCTGGCTGCCGCTCACCAATGCCGCGGGCGACCGCATTGTCACCTATTATTTCCGCACACCCTTCGTGTACACCGGCAACCCCGCCGACATCACGCTGCGCATGACCACTGCGCTGGACGATGGTGCCATCGTGTACCTCAACGGCACCGAGGCACTCCGCATCGGCATGCCCGATGGACCCGCCGCGTGGACCACGCTGGCCGCGCGCGCCGTCGGTCACGCGGTGATCGAAGGCCCCTTCGATCTGCCCGCCGAGCTGCTGGTCCCCGGCACCAACTTCGTCGCGGTCGAGGTCCACCAGAACGCCACCAACAGCTCCGACGTCGCCTTTGGTCTGGCGCTCGTCGCGGAGCCTCGCTCCGTCGCCGCGGCGACGCCCGGCACGACGAACGCCGTGCTGTGCAGTCTGACCGACGTTCCCCCGTTGTGGATCAACGAACTGGTGGTCTCGAACCTGACCGGCCACACCGACAACGCCGGCCAGCGTGACCCGTGGCTTGAGCTCTACAACGCCCACTCCAACGCGATTCCGCTCGACGGCTGGGCGCTCACCGATGACCCTGCCGTGCCGTTGAAATGGCCGTTCCCCGCCGGCTCGTCCGTGCCCGGCCGCGGCTTCCTCGTCGTCTGGCTGGACGGCCAACCGACCCAGTCCGTTGCGGGTGTACCCCACACCTCGTTCCGAATCGGCGGATCGACCGGCGTCGTCGCGCTCGTGTGGGCGGGCTCCAACCGCGTGGCCGTCGCCGATCACATTCGGTGGAGCGGCGTCCCGGCCGACCGTGCGTTTGGGTCGTGGCCCGACGGCGACCCGATCGCCCGCAAGCTGCTTCGCACGCCCACCCCCGCCGCGCCGAACGACGGCACCGCCCCCCCTCTCCAGCTCCGCATCAACGAGTATCTGGCCGACAACGTCGCCGCGTTCGCCGATCCGGCAGACGGTCAGTTTGAGGACTGGTTCGAACTGTACAACCCGACCGACGACCCGATGGATCTGGGTGGTGCGTACCTGACCGACGATCTCTCCAACCCGACGAAGTACAGAATCCCCGCGGGCTTCTCAGTGCCAGCGCGCGGCTTTCTTCTGGTGTGGGCCGACAACGAACCTTCCCAGAACAACCTTTCGGTGCGTCCCGATCTACACGTGGGTTTTGCACTGAGCAAATCGGGCGAGGCCATCGCGCTCTACGACGCGGACCGCCGGCTCGTGGACTCCGTTGTGTTCGGCCCTCAGGTGACCGATGTCACCGAGGGCCGCTATCCCGATGGCGGCCCGCTCGTGGGGCGGCTCCCACGCCCGACCCCCGGCGCCGCGAATGCCGCGCCGGTGACGAACACCCCTCCACGCCTGCGGCCGCTGCCCGTCCAAACGGTGTTCCGCGGAGCTGTGCTGCGGCTGACATTCGTCGCGGACGATGCGGACCTGCCCCCGCAGACTCTCACGTACGCGGTGGACGGTCTGCCGCCGCTCGCGCAGTTTGATGCTGACACCGGCGAGCTGGTGTGGGCAGTGCCGGCAGTCGGTGGAGTGGAATCCATCCGTCTGGTCGCCCGCGTCACCGACTCGGGCACACCACCGCTGTCGGACGAACGCGAAGTGTTCGTGGTGGTGCTGCCGCTGCCAGAACTATCAGCGGCAGTGCCCGGCTCGCTCCCACCGGGCGCCGCGCCGCCCGGTTTCCGATTCGGCACGGTGCCGGGTCGCACCTATCAGATCGAATACACCGACTCGCTGTCGCCGGCGAACTGGCGCCCCTGGAGCTCGCTCTTCGTGGCGGAGGGCGAAACCGTGGAGTTTTACGACCCGGGCGTTGGTCGGCAGCGGTTTTACCGCGTCCGCGACGCCACCGCTCCCTGA
- a CDS encoding peptidylprolyl isomerase, translated as MQKIILSLSLGAAVAIAVAQQPGATNVLPHVVDQTIAAELLRGAVANQSLNVLVQSPDLQRNYVIGVIEQELVQEAARRGLQERLDVQRALMQSRYQILIQALQQDVMRRVPPPADAEVQAAYRKDKDRWVMPEAYRLLIFAADDTNTNAVAALRAAAGTTPPNAERLTAAGARPLLPPAAGEIWVTERDIVPEVWKALPSLRDGESRTFGVQNSVWLVHRIAYRKSGPMTFEQARDAIRAELLQQRQRQEWEAFLDARRRALGL; from the coding sequence ATGCAGAAGATCATCCTGAGCCTGTCGCTGGGGGCCGCCGTCGCCATCGCCGTCGCGCAGCAGCCCGGTGCGACCAACGTGTTGCCCCACGTGGTGGACCAGACGATCGCCGCGGAACTGCTTCGGGGCGCAGTCGCCAATCAGTCCCTCAATGTGCTGGTCCAAAGTCCGGACCTTCAACGCAACTACGTCATCGGTGTGATCGAACAAGAGCTCGTGCAGGAGGCCGCCCGGCGGGGTCTGCAGGAACGGCTCGACGTACAGCGCGCTCTGATGCAAAGCCGCTACCAGATCCTCATCCAAGCGCTGCAGCAGGATGTCATGCGGCGCGTTCCACCACCCGCGGATGCGGAAGTGCAGGCCGCCTATCGCAAGGACAAGGATCGCTGGGTGATGCCGGAAGCGTATCGGCTCCTGATCTTCGCGGCCGACGACACCAACACCAACGCGGTCGCCGCGCTGCGCGCAGCCGCCGGCACAACCCCGCCGAACGCGGAGCGACTCACCGCCGCCGGCGCCCGCCCGCTGCTGCCCCCCGCCGCCGGGGAGATCTGGGTGACCGAGCGCGACATCGTGCCCGAAGTCTGGAAGGCGCTGCCCTCGCTGCGCGATGGCGAGTCGCGGACGTTCGGCGTACAAAACAGCGTATGGCTCGTCCACCGCATCGCCTACCGCAAGAGCGGGCCGATGACCTTCGAACAGGCGAGGGATGCGATTCGCGCCGAACTGTTGCAGCAGCGGCAGCGGCAGGAATGGGAGGCGTTCCTGGATGCCCGCCGCCGCGCGCTCGGGCTCTGA
- the pheS gene encoding phenylalanine--tRNA ligase subunit alpha has protein sequence MSDTPDSAPTVTEVAQRTAAAVAEISAAQDLTALEALRIRYLGRKGLVPALMDRLRELPAEQRREYGRAVNALKDAVAQAVAERKATLERAAAQHPRADVDWTLPGEWRGLGRLHPVTQIIERSVQIFRSLGFTVATGPDVETVYNNFDALNTPPDHPSRDPQDTFYLDNGDLLRCHTSPVQVRYMMSRPPPVRIVAPGRCYRRDTPDATHSANFHQIEGLYVDRAVSLADLKGDLSYFARELMGPDVRVRFRPHFFPFTEPSVEVDFSCHACRGSGCRICKQSGWIEIAGAGMVHPNVFRAVGYDPEEVSGYAFGMGIERIAMILFGIPDIRLLYENDLRYLSQF, from the coding sequence GTGAGCGACACCCCCGATTCCGCCCCCACCGTCACCGAGGTCGCGCAGAGGACGGCGGCCGCCGTAGCGGAAATCAGCGCGGCGCAGGACCTCACCGCGCTCGAGGCGCTTCGCATCCGATACCTGGGGCGCAAAGGCCTCGTGCCCGCGCTAATGGACCGGCTGCGCGAACTGCCGGCCGAACAGCGCCGGGAGTACGGACGGGCAGTGAACGCACTGAAGGATGCGGTTGCGCAAGCCGTGGCCGAACGGAAGGCCACACTCGAGCGCGCCGCCGCACAGCACCCCCGCGCCGACGTCGACTGGACGCTGCCCGGCGAATGGCGCGGCCTCGGCCGGCTGCACCCCGTCACCCAGATCATCGAGCGGTCGGTCCAGATTTTTCGATCGCTCGGTTTCACCGTCGCGACGGGACCGGACGTTGAAACCGTGTACAACAACTTCGATGCGCTCAATACGCCGCCTGACCATCCCTCGCGCGACCCCCAGGACACGTTCTACCTTGACAATGGTGACCTGCTGCGCTGCCACACCTCGCCGGTGCAGGTGCGCTACATGATGTCGCGCCCGCCGCCGGTGCGAATCGTCGCGCCGGGACGCTGCTACCGGCGGGACACTCCCGACGCGACCCACAGCGCGAACTTTCATCAGATCGAGGGTCTCTATGTGGACCGCGCGGTCTCGCTCGCCGACCTAAAAGGCGACCTCTCCTACTTTGCGCGCGAGCTGATGGGGCCGGACGTACGCGTACGATTTCGCCCCCATTTCTTCCCGTTCACCGAGCCGAGCGTCGAGGTGGACTTCTCCTGCCACGCCTGCCGCGGCAGCGGTTGCCGGATCTGTAAGCAGAGCGGATGGATCGAGATCGCGGGCGCGGGCATGGTGCATCCAAACGTGTTCCGCGCAGTGGGCTATGACCCAGAGGAGGTCAGCGGCTACGCGTTCGGGATGGGCATCGAGCGCATCGCGATGATCCTGTTCGGCATTCCCGATATCCGCCTCCTCTACGAGAACGATCTTCGTTACCTCTCGCAGTTCTGA